A stretch of the Hippocampus zosterae strain Florida chromosome 16, ASM2543408v3, whole genome shotgun sequence genome encodes the following:
- the LOC127588020 gene encoding 15-hydroxyprostaglandin dehydrogenase [NAD(+)]-like, whose amino-acid sequence MSLEGKVAVVTGAAAGIGKAFSEILFRNGAKVVLLDVNESVGKGVMEALNKEAGQDRALFLSCDVQSEEQLKAAFKTTAETFGGIDILCNNAGILNEEDWERTVGINFVGVIKGTYAALEHMSKLNGGRGGVIVNTASMAGIKPLPSCPVYSATKSAVIGFARALAMASTMAGYGVRFNAICPALVETELLATLTQKLGQFTVLEQPTRQLLDTHGVIKTSDVAECLLELVTDESKNGEALMVSTNGKMYATFPSIPPLEVERS is encoded by the exons ATGTCACTCGAGGGAAAAGTAGCCGTGGTGACGGGAGCTGCAGCAGGAATTGGCAAAGCCTTCAGCGAGATCCTCTTCAGGAATGGCGCAAAG GTTGTTCTGTTGGACGTGAACGAAAGTGTCGGAAAGGGTGTGATGGAGGCCCTCAACAAGGAGGCCGGGCAAGATCGAGCCCTTTTCCTCAGCTGCGATGTCCAGTCGGAGGAGCAGCTGAAAG CTGCCTTCAAGACGACCGCCGAGACCTTCGGAGGAATTGACATCCTGTGCAACAATGCGGGAATCCTGAACGAGGAAGATTGGGAGCGAACCGTGGGCATCAACTTT GTGGGGGTCATTAAGGGGACTTACGCTGCCCTAGAACACATGAGCAAGTTGAATGGCGGTCGAGGAGGTGTCATTGTCAACACTGCGTCAATGGCAG GTATCAAACCACTACCGAGCTGCCCGGTCTACAGTGCCACCAAGAGTGCCGTGATCGGCTTTGCCAGAGCCCTGGCG ATGGCTTCCACCATGGCGGGCTACGGAGTTCGCTTTAATGCCATTTGTCCGGCTTTGGTGGAAACTGAGCTGCTCGCCACTCTAACACAAAAACTGGGACAATTCACCGTGCTGGAGCAGCCCACCCGACAACTCCTAGATACTCATGGCGTGATCAA gacgtccgatGTGGCAGAGTGCCTTCTGGAGCTGGTGACGGATGAGAGCAAGAACGGAGAAGCCCTGATGGTGTCCACCAATGGAAAGATGTACGCCACGTTTCCTTCTATCCCTCCCCTCGAAGTGGAGCGCTCGTAG